A genome region from Brassica napus cultivar Da-Ae unplaced genomic scaffold, Da-Ae ScsIHWf_3045;HRSCAF=3843, whole genome shotgun sequence includes the following:
- the LOC125602932 gene encoding pentatricopeptide repeat-containing protein At2g29760, chloroplastic-like, whose translation MASFSTAQPLSLPRHPTFSNPNQPTANNDRSSHTISLIDRCSNLRQLKQIHAQMVRTGLFSDPYSASKLFAISALSHFASLDYACKVFDQIPQPNSFTWNTLIRAYASGPDPLRSISVFLDMVSDSRFGPNKYTFPFLIKAAAEVSSLSLGQSLHGMAVKSAVGCDVFVANSLIHCYFSCGDLDSACKVFTTIQEKDVVSWNSMITGFVQKGSPDKALELFKKMESEDVKASHVTMVGVLSACAKTRNLEFGRRVCSYIEENRVNVNLTLANAMLDMYTKCGSIEDAKRLFDKMEERDNVTWTTMLDGYAILEDYEAAREVLNSMPKKDIVAWNALISAYEQNGKPNEALLVFHELQLQKNIKLNQITLVSTLSACAQVGALELGRWIHSYIKKHGIRLNFYVTSALIHMYSKCGDLEKAREVFSSVERRDVFVWSAMIGGLAMHGCGNEALDMFYKMQEANVKPNGVTFTNVFCACSHSGLVDEAELLFKEMESSYGIVPQEKHYACIVDVLGRSGYLEKAVKFIEAMPIPPSASVWGALLGACKIHANLSLAERACTRLLELEPRNDGAHVLLSNIYAKSGKWESVSELRKHMRVTGLKKEPGCSSIEIDGTIHEFLSGDNEHPMCEKVYGKLNEVMERLKANGYEPEMSQVLQIIDEEEMKEQSLNLHSEKLAICYGLISTEAPKAIRVIKNLRVCGDCHSVAKLISQLYDREIIVRDRYRFHHFRNGQCSCNDFW comes from the coding sequence ATGGCTAGCTTCTCCACAGCACAACCTCTCTCACTGCCACGTCACCCGACCTTCTCCAATCCCAATCAACCAACGGCCAATAACGACCGCTCCAGCCACACTATCTCCCTGATCGACCGATGTTCCAACCTCCGACAACTAAAACAAATCCACGCCCAAATGGTCCGCACCGGTCTCTTCAGCGACCCTTACTCAGCCAGCAAGCTATTCGCCATCTCCGCCCTCTCCCACTTCGCGAGTCTCGATTACGCCTGCAAGGTGTTCGATCAAATTCCCCAGCCAAACTCCTTCACCTGGAACACACTCATCCGCGCTTACGCTTCGGGACCAGACCCTCTCCGTAGCATCTCGGTCTTCTTGGACATGGTTTCGGACAGCCGGTTCGGTCCCAACAAGTACACTTTCCCTTTCCTCATCAAAGCTGCCGCAGAAGTTTCTTCTTTATCTCTGGGCCAATCCCTTCACGGGATGGCTGTTAAATCAGCCGTCGGATGCGACGTCTTCGTGGCCAATTCTTTGATACATTGTTACTTCTCCTGCGGGGATTTGGATTCTGCTTGTAAAGTGTTTACCACGATTCAAGAAAAGGACGTGGTTTCTTGGAACTCGATGATTACAGGGTTTGTGCAGAAGGGCTCTCCAGATAAGGCCTTGGAGCTTTTCAAGAAGATGGAGTCGGAGGACGTTAAGGCGAGTCACGTCACGATGGTTGGCGTCTTGTCCGCTTGTGCAAAGACGCGGAATCTTGAGTTCGGGAGGAGGGTTTGTTCTTACATCGAAGAAAACAGAGTGAACGTGAACTTGACGTTGGCTAACGCGATGCTTGATATGTACACCAAGTGTGGAAGCATAGAGGACGCGAAGAGGCTGTTTGATAAGATGGAGGAGAGAGATAACGTCACGTGGACAACAATGCTTGATGGGTATGCGATTTTGGAAGACTACGAAGCGGCTAGAGAGGTTCTTAACTCTATGCCTAAGAAGGATATAGTTGCTTGGAATGCTCTTATATCTGCTTATGAGCAGAACGGTAAGCCTAACGAGGCGCTTCTAGTGTTCCATGAGCTGCAGCTTCAGAAGAACATAAAGCTGAATCAGATCACGCTGGTGAGTACTTTATCGGCTTGTGCGCAGGTAGGGGCACTGGAGTTAGGTAGATGGATCCATAGCTACATCAAAAAGCACGGCATTAGGTTGAATTTTTACGTTACGAGTGCGTTGATTCATATGTACTCTAAATGCGGAGATCTTGAAAAGGCTCGTGAGGTGTTCAGTTCCGTAGAGAGGAGAGATGTGTTTGTGTGGAGCGCGATGATTGGTGGCTTAGCGATGCACGGATGTGGAAACGAAGCATtggatatgttttataaaatgcaGGAGGCTAATGTGAAGCCTAACGGTGTGACTTTCACCAATGTGTTCTGTGCTTGTAGTCATAGTGGTTTGGTAGATGAGGCTGAgttattatttaaagaaatggAATCGAGTTATGGTATTGTCCCTCAGGAAAAGCATTACGCTTGTATAGTTGACGTTCTTGGTCGCTCGGGTTATCTAGAAAAAGCTGTGAAGTTCATAGAAGCGATGCCGATTCCTCCGAGTGCGTCTGTCTGGGGAGCGCTTCTAGGAGCTTGTAAGATCCACGCCAATCTGAGTCTCGCTGAAAGGGCGTGTACACGTTTGCTTGAGCTCGAACCTAGGAACGACGGCGCGCACGTGTTGTTATCAAACATATACGCGAAGTCCGGGAAATGGGAAAGCGTTTCTGAGCTGAGGAAGCACATGAGAGTCACCGGACTTAAGAAAGAGCCAGGATGCAGCTCGATTGAGATAGATGGGACGATCCACGAGTTTCTCTCAGGAGACAACGAGCACCCGATGTGTGAGAAGGTGTACGGGAAGTTAAACGAGGTTATGGAGAGGTTGAAAGCGAATGGCTACGAGCCAGAGATGTCTCAGGTCCTGCAGATCATCGATGAAGAAGAGATGAAGGAGCAGTCTCTGAATCTGCATAGTGAGAAGTTGGCGATTTGTTATGGACTGATATCAACGGAGGCTCCTAAGGCGATTAGGGTGATTAAGAATCTGAGGGTGTGTGGAGATTGTCATTCAGTTGCTAAGCTGATATCTCAGCTCTATGATAGAGAGATCATAGTGAGGGACCGGTATCGGTTTCACCATTTCAGAAATGGGCAGTGTTCTTGTAACGATTTCTGGTGA
- the LOC106434114 gene encoding non-specific lipid transfer protein GPI-anchored 25: MAATSNAVVFIVILAITFSSSSAVTETQAPSPPALTCTEELVMFSPCLPYVSAPPNNISDAPDPLCCSAFSTSVNSGAGNCLCYLLRQPMILGFPLDRSRLLSLSQICSDLSSDESFESICSPSESPELPPLQSIQFTAPFVYGVRASASSPSFAISREAAGISPTSDQPSPETDSLSSTPESIINGSPKITSFCFLSTIIMTLPTSIFTRI, encoded by the exons ATGGCCGCCACAAGCAACGCCGTCGTGTTCATCGTCATACTTGCGATCaccttctcttcctcctccgcaGTGACCGAGACGCAGGCCCCTTCTCCACCGGCTCTCACCTGTACGGAGGAGCTAGTCATGTTCTCTCCATGCCTTCCTTACGTCTCGGCTCCACCGAACAACATCTCAGACGCGCCGGATCCTCTTTGCTGCTCGGCTTTCTCCACATCCGTTAATTCCGGCGCCGGAAACTGCCTCTGTTATCTTCTCCGGCAACCTATGATCCTTGGATTCCCGTTGGATAGATCACGACTGCTTTCTCTTTCCCAGATCTGTAGCGATCTTAGCTCCGACGAATCTTTCGAGTCTATCTGCTCGCCATCAG AGTCGCCGGAGCTTCCGCCGCTTCAGAGCATTCAGTTCACAGCTCCTTTTGTTTACG GTGTTAGAGCTTCCGCATCTTCTCCATCGTTCGCCATTTCACGGGAAGCCGCCGGAATTTCACCAACCTCCGATCAACCCTCACCAGAGACAGATAGCTTATCATCAACACCAGAATCCATCATAAACGGCTCCCCAAAGATCACAAGCTTCTGCTTTCTCTCGACCATCATCATGACGCTGCCCACTTCTATCTTCACTCGTATCTGA
- the LOC106434115 gene encoding proteasome subunit beta type-2-A-like, protein MECVFGLVGNGFAIVAADTSAVHSILVHKNNEDKIMLLDSHKLIAASGEPGDRVQFTEYVQKNVSLYQFRNGIPLTTAAAANFTRGELATALRKNPYSVNILMAGYDKEAGASLYYIDYIATLHKVDKGAFGYGSYFSLSTMDRHFRSDMSVEEAIELVDKCITEIRSRLVIAPPNFVIKIVDKDGARTHAWRQSVQDVTTASV, encoded by the exons ATGGAGTGCGTGTTCGGTCTGGTCGGAAATGGATTCGCTATCGTGGCGGCGGATACATCGGCGGTTCACAGTATCCTTGTCCACAAGAACAACGAGGACAAGATCATGCTCCTTGACTCACACAAGCTCATTGCCGCAAGCGGCGAGCCTGGTGACCG GGTTCAGTTTACTGAGTATGTACAGAAGAATGTGTCACTGTATCAGTTCAGAAACGGGATCCCATTGACTACCGCTGCTGCTGCCAACTTCACTCGTGGCGAGCTCGCCACTGCTTTGAGAAAG AATCCCTACTCTGTGAACATCCTGATGGCTGGCTACGACAAAGAAGCAGGCGCATCTCTATACTACATTGACTACATTGCAACTCTTCACAAGGTTGACAAGGGAGCATTCGGTTACGGCTCATACTTCTCTCTCTCCACGATGGACAGGCACTTCCGCAGTGACATGTCCGTTGAAGAAGCCATTGAACTGGTGGACAAATGCATAACTGAGATCAGGTCAAGGCTGGTGATTGCACCACCAAACTTTGTGATCAAGATCGTGGACAAGGATGGAGCTCGTACACACGCTTGGCGTCAGTCTGTTCAAGATGTCACCACTGCTTCTGTCTAA